Sequence from the Lujinxingia vulgaris genome:
CGGCTGCGCGGGCTGAGCGATCAGGTGTGCTCACGCACCTTTCGTACCAGCTCGCGGATCTGCTCGAGGAGAAGTTCGCCGTCGTCGCCGCCTTTGGGCAAAATTTCGCGGGCGCCGCGGGAGAGCTCTTCGCGATCGGCGTCGGTGAGGGTTTTGGCGGTGATGACGACCACGGGGACGTCGCAGAGGGCATCGTCGCCGCGCACGCGGCGCAGGAACTCAAAGCCGTCCATCTTCGGCATCATCAGGTCGAGGAGGATCAGCGCCGGGGGCAGGTCGCTGGCGAGTGTTTCGAGACCTTCGAGGCCGTTTGTGGCCTCGTCGACCTGCCAGCCTTCTTTTTCGAGCACGCGGCGGATGAGCGAGCGGGTGGGCTCGTCGTCTTCGACGATGAGCACGCGCTCGCTCCGGGGCGCCTCGCTGTTGGGCTCGTCGCTGCGGTATTTTTGAAGGATCTCCAGCAGGGCGTCGCGATCGATGGGTTTCATCAGGTAGTGGTCGGCGCCTAGCGCGTAGCCGCGGGAGGTCTCCGAGACCATGGTGACCATGATGACGGGGATCGCTGCGAGCTTCGGGTCGGATTTGAGGCGGGCCAGGGTGGACCAGCCGTCGAGCTGGGGCATCATCACATCCAGGGTGATGGCGGCCGGTTGCAGCTCTGCGGCCAGGTGCAGGCCCTCGGTGCCGCTGGCGGCGCTGACCACCTCAAAACCCTCGCGCTCGAGCATGCGGCGCAGCAGATCGCGCACGGTGGGGTCGTCGTCGATCACCAGCACCACGTCGCCCGTGGCGAGGTCGACGCCGGCCTCGGCCAGCGCTTCGCCGGCCTCACCGGGCGTGGAGAGCGTGCGGGCGCGGGGGCGCTCGCCAGGGTCTTCAGCCTCGTCGCGGCGGATCTCGTTGGCGCGCAGATCGGCCGAGAGGCGTACGGTGAAGGTCGTGCCCTGATCTTTTTTGCTCTCCACCTCGATCGTGCCGCCCAGCAGGCTCGCGAAATGGCGGGTGATGGTCAGGCCGAGGCCCGTTCCGCCGAACTCGCGGGTGGTGGAGGTGTCGGCCTGGGTGAAGGCCTCAAAGATCTGCTTGAGCTCTTCGGGGCCCATGCCGATGCCGGTGTCGGTGACGCTGATGACGATCTGGTCGTTCTCGGGGTCGCGGCGGGCGTCGACCTTGACCTGGCCCTGGCGGGTGAATTTGCAGGCGTTGGACAGAAGGTTGAAGGCGATCTGGCGCACCTTCGTGGGGTCGGAGCGCATGTAGCGCAGATCGGGATCGAGGGTCATCGTCAGGGTGTTGAAGTTCTGCCGCGCCAGGGGGGCGACGGTGGCGGCGACGTCATCCAGGAGCTCGCTGATATCAAAGAGCTCGATGTGGGTGGTCATCTTGCCGGCCTCAATCTTTGAGAGATCGAGGATGTCGTTGATGA
This genomic interval carries:
- a CDS encoding response regulator, which translates into the protein MFQRAVDYFIPADFGGGQDIEKKRAELAIKTVIFMVIWGPITTIFSYATLRSLPIALAVVAATLCVALAPFALRATRNMSVAGNLILIPFYALILGLVFVSGGIKAAALSWMALVPMFALLFFGARTAMGWMALTLITWVAVFAADIGGFPFGRIIGGENDEARRLIEMVGLGSVVFAMFVFKDRLQDWLIANVKEREAETRAVVETAPDPILAINANGEIEAGNPASARIFGVDLRSLPSTPIQDLVPALTATRLIESAKSGELREATELEGRRGGELFPIEVALGVLGESSRARYVLILRDVTERHASRQALELARDEALEANRAKSAFLANMSHELRTPLNAVIGYSEIILEEIDAIADEGGPAADAVDPFRPDLKRIRSAGKHLLALINDILDLSKIEAGKMTTHIELFDISELLDDVAATVAPLARQNFNTLTMTLDPDLRYMRSDPTKVRQIAFNLLSNACKFTRQGQVKVDARRDPENDQIVISVTDTGIGMGPEELKQIFEAFTQADTSTTREFGGTGLGLTITRHFASLLGGTIEVESKKDQGTTFTVRLSADLRANEIRRDEAEDPGERPRARTLSTPGEAGEALAEAGVDLATGDVVLVIDDDPTVRDLLRRMLEREGFEVVSAASGTEGLHLAAELQPAAITLDVMMPQLDGWSTLARLKSDPKLAAIPVIMVTMVSETSRGYALGADHYLMKPIDRDALLEILQKYRSDEPNSEAPRSERVLIVEDDEPTRSLIRRVLEKEGWQVDEATNGLEGLETLASDLPPALILLDLMMPKMDGFEFLRRVRGDDALCDVPVVVITAKTLTDADREELSRGAREILPKGGDDGELLLEQIRELVRKVREHT